A stretch of DNA from Coccidioides posadasii str. Silveira chromosome 4, complete sequence:
ATATAAACACAATGGTCCTCCCACGCTCCGCAGCTGCCTCCTTCCGCACACTATTCTCCGCACAGTCGAGAAGAGTAACCGCCCGCGCCGCGAGATCCTCCCGGGTTTGGCAGCAGACCAGCCGACGAGGATATGCTACCGAGGGCGCGGAAGCGCACCAGCCTGGCAGTGACATTCCATGGTAAATTATGCCGTCCCTCCAAAattgggaaaaaaaaaaaaaaaaaagaaggaattCAATTCATTCAATAATTGCCAATTCGCACTCATCCCCAACCGAAGAACGTCCGCCCGCCAATCGGGCGATTTTCCGGGACTTTGGCAGCAATTGATCTAGAAGAGCATGCTAATTCTCAAATTGAATGATACGCATACAGGCTCATCGGTTCCGTTGCCGTAACCGCCCCATGTGCGTATTACCTTTGGCAGTCCGGTCCCTCCGGCGAGTCCCACGGCCACGGCCACTCCGAACACGCATCGGGAGAGGCCCACGCCGAATCCCATACTGCCCCCGCCGCACCAGCCGAACCCGAGCCCGAGCCCGAGCCCGTGAAGGCTGAGGAAAAAGCTGAAGCCACCGAGCCAGCACAAGAGCAGGAGACCGCCGCCCCAGCTCCGATTGCCGAAGAGAAGGAGGCcgatgctgctgctgctgctgctcctgCAGCTGAGGAGGTGAGTATATAAGCTGGGGAAAATTCTCCTTTTTACAGTCCCCCCCGGGTTCATCCTTCCCAAAATTCCCCTCATCCCATCTAAcatttccccccccccacaGCCCGAGGAGTCTACCTCTGATAAGCCTGAGGAGAAGGCCGCCGGTGCCGAGGAAGCTTCCCCAAGCGACAGCGAGCCCGCCAAGACCGAATCCAAATCAGAGTAAAGCGTAGGACGATCCCACGAAAGTCGTTTTGCAAAAACCAAGGCCGAAAGACTTGGGAGCCCTCATTTCTATCCGTGTTGACCCATTCCCCCGGAGGACCCTATCAGGTGAACGGCGTGGGAAATAGTGTGGCCCTAACACCATTGTTTTGGCTCTCCTTTTCTCACTTGTAGAGGAAAAATGAGAATAGTCAAAAAGGAGGTGTCTGTATCAAATAAAAAGGGCATGGTATGATAGAAGATGAGCATGTACTGTACAGATAATCGTGTAATTCATAGGGAAAACGAAAACAATTCAGCTtgtggcttttttttttttggattaGTTTCAATTCCCGGGGTGTACCCTGTATTTCAGGAGTTATTTCCAGCAAGAAGCTCTCTGGTCCATCAGGCCCAGTGCTTCCACTTCTCATCCTAGTATGCATTATGGTGAcatgtatgtactgtacaagCAAAAACAGCCCTTGTCTACAGGCAAAAATCCTCTTaggaaaaagaaggagaagaaaaggaaaattattataaaaggCATAATGCGAAAAAAGTGTTATCAGGAGAATCAAAGATAGGAGTCCCCAAGCCCACTTCTCCGTGCGAACATCATTTCTGGGAAAACAGATCAGATCACATCGGCAAATAGAGAAGAACAAGGTGACAGGTTGAATGCAGCAGCAATGGTATGTTCttctgtatggagtacacaaaaaaaaaaaaaaaaaaaaggaaaaaaaaaaggaaaataaaaggGGGTGTTTTAACACCCAAAGTATTAAAAATAAGTATCCAAATGCCTAGGCAGAAAACAAGACACAGAGATAAGGAACGAAGTTCCAGTATGTATTTTGTGCATGACCAGGACCAATATCAAGCAAGAAAATAGTCCAGTGCAGCTGAATCATGGGCAGAGGAGCTGCGCAGAGATTGGGGAAGAAATATGCAAAAATAAGCCCATTCTAACCAAAACGCCTTGGCTTGACCCAACAGCATGCAGACATGAAAGCATGGGGGCCGCAGATGAACTTGATGGACCAGGTGGAATAAGAACCATCAGAACCTGTGTGATGGTATTCCCATTATGGTCCCAAGTAATCAATCCAAAAGAGCTTCTTAACGTTGATATGTATGCAAACTCCGCCCGATAGGCTCTAGACAGTGGTCATTAGGTTTcatctcaaaaatcattttTGCTTCTTGCCATTCATGGTGGGTGTCGAGGATTCAGCATGTGAATGTGCCGTAGAGCCAGTCGCACGGCCATTGGTAACACCGTTAGAAACTTCATTCTCCTTATCAGCATTTCTTCTCCTAACTGATGTCGGGCTGTTTCCGTTAAGTAATATCGTCGGGACGGTTGTTGAACCATTATTAGTTTTGTCGTTGTGAGGTGTATCTTCGacttcctcctcttcctcttcattATCGCTCCGTTCATCCTGTTTGATGTTGTTGAGAAGATATCGCTTTGCGATTCGAAGGATAAGGAAGAGCCAGAACAAGTTTATGGCCTGCAGCGCGCTCAAAAGTGCAAATGTAATATACTGACTGATCCAGCATTTGTATTGCTGTGTTTCCCAATTGAGCTCGAAGGGCCCGACAGTTCGAAATTCCGTTAAGACAGCCCAGATAATGCGGAGATTCAGGTAATGTCTCATGTAAATCCAGATGGCAATAAACATCGCAAAGTAAGGGCCCATGATTGCAGAATCCAAATAATTTAGTGTTTTGGAAGTCTATTAGATTTAAATCAAAGTCAGCTTCTTAATAAAAGAActaaaaagccaaaaaaaaaaaaaaaaaaaaaaaaaaaaaaaaaaaaattcaagcAAAGACTAGATGATGCACTTTCATGCAACAGTTAAGACTTACCGCAAGGAAGAAGTCCGACACATCATGTGTAATATAGACAGCCAGGCCGATATAAGTGAAATGGAAACGATAGCTGAGCGCAATCAACGCCAGTGTGACGATGTGATGTCCCACAAGCTCTTTGAAATCCTTCCTAGGTTTCTCCAGCTGCAAGACCAAAACGATGGCCTGCTGGGCCCAGTAGCTTGCCTCAAGCAAGTAATACGCCTTGAAATCGGCAGTGTGCGTCTTGTGGGGGAAGCCTTCGAACATCGCCGTCGTATTGAAGTACCATATCTTCGTGCGACTCATGACATATAGACCGTAGGGCCCGAAGATGGCAAAGTAAACAGCGGTGTAGAACTGTTCCATGAAACGGGAGGTTTTCGCCTTCCCCTTTATTCCACAGCGACGCGCCAGCGGTTTGATCATCCTCTGCATCAAAAATTCACGTGTGAAGGAGAGCACGATTGTGTAAAACACCACAAAGGCCATGTCGGCAGGGCCCTTCCCATACATCACCGGTCCATCGGGTGTTTCAGGAGGAAGTGGATAGGAGAGGAAGATGAGCTGGTGTATGGGATTGGAATCATTTGGATTCACAGCGTAGGCGGAGAGGATAACTGTTAACAGGACGAGAGGTATGACCCATGTGTGCTTGAGGCAGAAGTTCCCCCAGCAGCGAAACACCGAGCGCGCACGACGCCGCTTCGAGTGGGGAGCGACATTTGTTTCAGAAAATGATCGCGGAGGTCGACCCTAGTGATCTAGGTTAGGAGCCCTATACCGAAGGTCGAGCGCTGTCGGAAACATGGTGCGGAGTAGTCTGCCCTCACCTTGTACAACCCAGGGGGATCCGAAGCGGCGAGAGCCATGGCGGAAGGGTAAGGAAAGTGGTGAATTTCGCTCTTTTATGTTGCTTCCCGTTTTGCAGTCAGCTATTCGTTATAGGTCCAACGCATGGGAAGCGGAGaagggaggggaaaaaaaaaaaaaaataaaaaataagagagagagagaaaatggAGTGGAGTATTTTGCAGGAGAACTGGAGAGAAAGGAGGTCTCCGATGCTTTTTCCCCGTGAAAATTACGGGCCAATGCTTGGCTCTGCCTTCCCAAGCGTCCCCTCGTGAATCGAGGAAACGGCAGCCTCAGAGAAGAAACTAATCAGCGTCCGCTTCTTGTGCCCTCCACCACAGAATCTTCCCGCAACAAGAGCCAGATGCATGTAGCGCCGGCGTTTTCGAGGGTTTGGCGGAAAAAGGCAGAGCTTCGCCGGGTTACCGGGAatcttaatttttttttttaattttattttattttatatatttttttttttttttccccttcagCTTCAGCCGGTCAGGGGGTGTTTGTTTTGTTTGGCGTTTCCCGGAACCCGGCGTTAGTCTTTTCCTGGAGATTCCCATTGGCCGAGAGGAGTGGGCCGCCAAGATCCGCGCTAACCGGGCTAGCCGAGCACGTGaaaatcatcatcgtcatcatcatttTTGcgactacggagtacataggAAGATAATTGAAAAAGCTACTATATGGAGTACCTATGTATATGCTATTGCTGTCTGGTACGGCGACACCCGCAATACACATGCTTCTGCAGAGGGATGCACTGCTGCAGCTCCCCATGCCAAACGAGACAAACCAAACTTCTCACTTCTTCCAACCGGTCTGCATGATCGGCAGTTCCGCCATGTGCAGCTTCGCCGCTCCGTAGGGCACCAGCTTCACCTCAAAC
This window harbors:
- a CDS encoding uncharacterized protein (EggNog:ENOG410PHZ0~COG:U~TransMembrane:7 (i40-66o102-119i146-171o191-209i221-249o269-286i324-345o)~BUSCO:7938at33183), with the protein product MALAASDPPGLYKGRPPRSFSETNVAPHSKRRRARSVFRCWGNFCLKHTWVIPLVLLTVILSAYAVNPNDSNPIHQLIFLSYPLPPETPDGPVMYGKGPADMAFVVFYTIVLSFTREFLMQRMIKPLARRCGIKGKAKTSRFMEQFYTAVYFAIFGPYGLYVMSRTKIWYFNTTAMFEGFPHKTHTADFKAYYLLEASYWAQQAIVLVLQLEKPRKDFKELVGHHIVTLALIALSYRFHFTYIGLAVYITHDVSDFFLATSKTLNYLDSAIMGPYFAMFIAIWIYMRHYLNLRIIWAVLTEFRTVGPFELNWETQQYKCWISQYITFALLSALQAINLFWLFLILRIAKRYLLNNIKQDERSDNEEEEEEVEDTPHNDKTNNGSTTVPTILLNGNSPTSVRRRNADKENEVSNGVTNGRATGSTAHSHAESSTPTMNGKKQK
- a CDS encoding uncharacterized protein (EggNog:ENOG410Q0I1); its protein translation is MVLPRSAAASFRTLFSAQSRRVTARAARSSRVWQQTSRRGYATEGAEAHQPGSDIPWLIGSVAVTAPCAYYLWQSGPSGESHGHGHSEHASGEAHAESHTAPAAPAEPEPEPEPVKAEEKAEATEPAQEQETAAPAPIAEEKEADAAAAAAPAAEEPEESTSDKPEEKAAGAEEASPSDSEPAKTESKSE